From Thermotoga sp. Ku-13t, the proteins below share one genomic window:
- the ispF gene encoding 2-C-methyl-D-erythritol 2,4-cyclodiphosphate synthase, whose product MNVRVGVGTDRHAFKKSGKTVLGGVVVSEEFGLEGHSDADVVCHALIDALLGAAGLGDIGEYFDQSERWRNASSLMMLRQIRDLVTQKGWSIVNVDVTIVCGALKLSPFREKMVETLADALQIPRENTNVKFKTANGLGFEVSEGVSAIAVCLLSRNPAS is encoded by the coding sequence ATGAACGTCAGGGTGGGTGTTGGTACAGACAGGCACGCCTTCAAAAAATCTGGAAAGACGGTGCTTGGCGGAGTTGTTGTGAGTGAAGAGTTTGGACTCGAAGGCCATTCGGACGCCGATGTCGTCTGTCACGCTCTGATCGATGCGTTGCTCGGGGCAGCAGGGCTCGGGGACATCGGAGAATACTTCGATCAGAGCGAACGATGGCGCAACGCTTCAAGTTTGATGATGTTGCGCCAGATACGTGATCTCGTCACGCAGAAAGGTTGGAGCATCGTCAACGTCGACGTGACCATCGTCTGCGGTGCATTGAAGTTATCGCCCTTCAGAGAAAAGATGGTGGAAACGCTCGCCGACGCTCTGCAAATCCCAAGAGAGAACACGAACGTGAAGTTCAAAACGGCCAACGGTCTGGGTTTCGAAGTGAGTGAGGGCGTTTCTGCGATCGCGGTCTGTCTGCTTTCAAGGAATCCTGCCAGTTGA
- a CDS encoding response regulator translates to MARTKILVVDDEENIRLLLSEELTDEGYDVQTARDAEECLKKFEKDSFDLVILDIEMPGKNGIEAAGELRKKFPGLKIVLLTAYSHYKYDLSSWAADAYVVKSADLTELKRTIEELLKM, encoded by the coding sequence ATGGCCAGGACTAAGATCCTCGTTGTGGATGACGAGGAGAACATAAGACTTCTGCTGAGCGAAGAACTCACGGACGAAGGCTACGATGTGCAGACCGCCAGGGATGCGGAAGAGTGTCTGAAAAAGTTTGAGAAAGACTCCTTCGATCTGGTGATTTTGGACATCGAGATGCCGGGTAAGAACGGTATAGAAGCGGCGGGTGAGTTGAGGAAAAAGTTCCCCGGGCTGAAGATCGTCCTTCTGACGGCGTACTCGCACTACAAGTACGACCTGTCCTCCTGGGCTGCCGACGCCTACGTGGTCAAATCAGCGGATCTGACTGAACTGAAGCGAACGATCGAAGAGCTCTTGAAGATGTGA
- the dnaB gene encoding replicative DNA helicase has product MPLVPPHNLEAEEAVIGSILIDPSVVNDVMEVLRSSDFYSKKHQAIFAAMEKLYERGDPIDVLSVCEELKRSGQMKFVGSELDVARLAEAVPTSAHVMHYAKIVLDKSILRSLIEAGRNIVESAYEEREVDEILDEAERIVFDIAESRATKTYDHIGSIMHAVFENLEELRLKSSAAPEPGAVVSGLPTGFRVLDRQTSGFHKSDLIIIAARPSVGKTAFALTIARNMAVKFNLSVGIFSLEMSKEQLAQRLLCSESRVDLHKIRTGYLSDQEWERLTIGASRLYKANIIVDDEPSLDPRTLRAKARRMKREYNIDAIFVDYLQLMHTRGGSHESRQQEISEISRSLKLLARELDIAVVALSQLSRAVETREDKRPRLSDLRESGAIEQDADTVLFIYREEYYKKSEKLHEPHEAEIIIGKQRNGPIGTVKLMFEPQTASFYELERIEVE; this is encoded by the coding sequence ATGCCGCTGGTACCTCCACACAACCTTGAGGCCGAAGAAGCTGTGATCGGAAGTATACTCATAGATCCCAGCGTTGTGAACGACGTGATGGAAGTTCTCAGGAGCAGCGATTTCTACTCGAAGAAGCATCAGGCTATATTCGCAGCCATGGAAAAGTTGTACGAACGCGGCGATCCCATAGACGTGCTGTCTGTTTGTGAAGAGCTGAAAAGATCAGGCCAGATGAAATTCGTGGGTAGTGAACTGGATGTGGCAAGGCTTGCAGAAGCTGTTCCGACGTCGGCGCACGTGATGCATTACGCAAAGATAGTGCTCGACAAGTCCATACTCAGGAGTCTGATAGAGGCTGGAAGGAACATTGTCGAGTCTGCGTACGAGGAACGGGAAGTCGACGAGATCCTGGACGAGGCTGAGAGGATCGTGTTCGATATAGCAGAATCCAGGGCCACGAAGACTTACGATCACATCGGTTCGATCATGCATGCGGTGTTCGAGAACCTTGAAGAACTCAGGCTGAAAAGCAGCGCGGCACCTGAGCCCGGAGCGGTAGTGAGCGGTCTGCCGACTGGCTTTCGTGTTCTGGACAGACAGACTTCCGGTTTTCACAAGTCCGATCTGATCATCATCGCCGCGAGGCCTTCGGTCGGTAAGACAGCGTTCGCTCTCACGATAGCGCGCAACATGGCGGTCAAGTTCAACCTGTCCGTGGGCATATTCAGCCTGGAAATGTCTAAGGAACAGCTGGCGCAGAGACTTTTGTGCAGCGAGTCGAGAGTCGATCTGCACAAGATCAGAACGGGTTATCTGAGCGATCAGGAATGGGAAAGGTTGACCATCGGAGCTTCGAGGCTTTACAAGGCGAACATCATCGTGGACGATGAGCCTTCTCTCGATCCAAGAACCCTTCGTGCGAAAGCCAGGAGGATGAAGAGAGAATACAACATCGATGCCATATTTGTGGATTATCTGCAGCTGATGCACACACGTGGAGGGAGTCACGAGAGCAGGCAGCAGGAGATATCGGAGATTTCGAGATCTCTGAAATTGCTTGCCAGAGAACTCGACATAGCTGTTGTGGCACTCTCACAGCTGTCGCGCGCCGTCGAGACACGCGAGGACAAAAGGCCAAGGTTGAGCGATCTGAGAGAATCCGGCGCGATAGAACAGGATGCGGACACGGTACTGTTCATCTACCGCGAGGAATACTACAAAAAGAGCGAAAAGCTCCACGAACCACACGAAGCGGAGATCATCATTGGAAAGCAGAGGAACGGACCCATTGGAACGGTGAAACTCATGTTCGAACCGCAGACGGCATCTTTCTACGAGCTGGAAAGGATCGAGGTGGAATGA
- the ileS gene encoding isoleucine--tRNA ligase encodes MDYRETLNLPSTSFPMRANLVEKEPQILERWKKLDVYRYILKAREHRPLFVLHDGPPYANGAIHIGTAMNKILKDMVIRYKTLRGFRAPYVPGWDTHGLPIEHRVTTMLKEKAEKMTPQEIRKECEKFAREQIEIQKRQFQRLGVIGDWDNYYATLEPEYEYRVYTVFKKFVEDGYVYREKKPVLWCITCKTALAQAEIEYHDHVSPSIYVKLRMKDADEYIIIWTTTPWTLPANTGVAVHPEETYVRLKVNGEVWIVAERLLEQFAKEVGLKDYSVLEKFSGRSLEGRTAISPLSKSDSRIILADFVDMETGTGCVHVAPGHGEEDYEYGYRLYGLDVLSPVDEKGRFTKEAGKYEGLNVFDANKIIVEDLKNMGTLIHASTITHSYPHCWRCKNPVIFRATEQWFISIDKNDLRKRLLEQIETVEWIPEWGKNRIKAMIEERPDWCISRQRVWGIPIPAFRCSSCGHVNLDAEIIEHFATIVRQRGTNAWFELSERELLPPRYSCRNCGSGELEKTYDTLDVWIDSGASFEAVLNSRPELTFPAHMYLEGSDQHRGWFNSSLVLSVVKHGQPPYRTVLTHGFIKDEEGKKMSKSLGNVVDPLEVCSKYGADVLRLWLASSDYFNDIRISYNILMQQVEVYKKIRNTIRYLLGNLYDFTLKDAVPYEKLLPIDRWALGRLQQIIATVTEGYESYEISKVYNTLVKYCSVELSAVYLDIIKDRLYVEGKNSLKRRSAQTVLREILKSLLIMLSPILTFTCEEAYSHLCQEDRKFETIHAESWPEYRKDWIDERLMEDFEKLFEVRDIALKSLEEARQADLIGHSLDAKLTVKAGDDSLFRLLESYRDILEEFFIVSQVELERGDERIQVLVSKAEGQKCERCWKYHPLTNSDSRFPNVCPRCVAVLEGERK; translated from the coding sequence TTGGACTACAGAGAGACTCTGAATTTACCAAGCACATCGTTCCCGATGCGGGCGAATTTGGTCGAAAAAGAGCCTCAGATTCTCGAACGCTGGAAGAAGCTCGACGTTTACAGATACATCCTGAAGGCGAGGGAACATCGTCCCCTGTTCGTTCTGCACGACGGACCTCCCTACGCGAACGGAGCGATTCACATAGGTACAGCGATGAACAAAATCCTGAAGGATATGGTCATCAGGTATAAAACCCTGAGGGGCTTCCGTGCACCGTACGTGCCCGGTTGGGACACGCACGGTTTGCCGATCGAGCACCGCGTCACAACAATGCTGAAAGAGAAGGCAGAAAAGATGACCCCACAGGAGATCAGAAAAGAATGCGAAAAATTCGCCAGAGAACAAATAGAGATCCAGAAGCGTCAGTTCCAGAGGCTCGGCGTGATAGGAGATTGGGACAACTATTACGCCACGCTCGAACCCGAGTACGAGTACAGGGTGTATACGGTGTTCAAAAAGTTCGTCGAGGACGGTTACGTCTACAGGGAGAAGAAACCAGTCCTGTGGTGCATCACGTGCAAAACTGCGCTGGCACAGGCTGAGATAGAGTACCACGATCATGTCTCTCCTTCCATCTACGTCAAGCTCAGAATGAAGGATGCTGATGAATACATCATCATCTGGACGACCACGCCGTGGACTCTGCCAGCCAACACGGGAGTTGCCGTGCATCCCGAAGAGACCTACGTGAGGTTGAAGGTGAACGGCGAGGTTTGGATCGTGGCGGAAAGGTTGCTGGAGCAGTTCGCGAAAGAGGTCGGCCTGAAGGATTATTCTGTCTTAGAGAAATTCAGCGGTCGTTCGCTCGAAGGTAGAACCGCGATCAGTCCGCTGTCGAAAAGCGATTCAAGGATCATTCTGGCCGATTTTGTGGACATGGAAACTGGAACAGGCTGTGTCCACGTGGCACCGGGTCACGGTGAAGAGGACTACGAGTACGGCTACAGATTGTACGGGCTGGACGTACTCTCGCCGGTGGACGAGAAGGGTCGTTTCACGAAGGAAGCTGGAAAGTACGAAGGTCTGAACGTGTTTGATGCGAACAAAATCATCGTGGAAGATTTGAAAAACATGGGAACGTTGATTCACGCTTCGACAATAACGCATTCTTATCCGCACTGCTGGAGGTGCAAGAATCCCGTAATTTTCCGGGCGACCGAGCAGTGGTTCATCTCTATAGACAAGAACGATCTGAGAAAGAGGCTCCTAGAACAGATAGAAACGGTCGAATGGATCCCAGAATGGGGCAAGAACAGGATCAAGGCGATGATCGAAGAACGTCCAGACTGGTGCATCTCAAGACAGAGAGTGTGGGGCATTCCGATCCCCGCGTTCAGGTGCAGTTCCTGCGGCCACGTGAACCTGGATGCGGAGATCATCGAGCATTTTGCAACCATCGTCAGACAGAGAGGCACCAACGCGTGGTTCGAATTGAGCGAAAGAGAGCTCTTGCCTCCTAGATATAGCTGCAGAAACTGTGGCTCGGGCGAACTCGAAAAGACGTACGACACGCTGGACGTCTGGATAGATTCTGGTGCATCTTTCGAAGCGGTGCTGAATTCGAGGCCCGAACTCACCTTCCCGGCGCACATGTATTTGGAAGGGAGTGACCAGCACAGGGGCTGGTTCAACTCTTCGCTGGTTCTCTCGGTGGTCAAGCACGGTCAACCACCCTACAGAACTGTTCTCACGCACGGATTCATCAAGGACGAAGAAGGAAAGAAGATGAGCAAGTCGCTCGGAAACGTGGTCGATCCGCTCGAAGTTTGCTCGAAATACGGCGCCGACGTGTTGAGGCTCTGGCTCGCGAGCAGCGACTATTTCAACGACATACGCATAAGCTACAACATACTCATGCAGCAGGTGGAGGTGTACAAGAAGATAAGGAACACGATCAGGTACCTGCTTGGTAACCTGTACGACTTCACACTGAAAGACGCGGTGCCTTACGAAAAGCTTTTACCGATCGACAGATGGGCGCTTGGAAGGCTTCAGCAGATCATCGCGACCGTCACGGAGGGTTACGAGAGCTACGAGATTTCGAAGGTTTACAACACCCTCGTCAAATACTGCTCGGTCGAACTGAGCGCGGTGTATCTGGACATCATCAAGGATCGACTCTATGTCGAGGGGAAAAACTCGCTCAAACGAAGGTCCGCCCAGACGGTGCTCAGAGAGATTCTCAAATCCCTTCTGATCATGCTCTCGCCTATTCTCACCTTCACCTGCGAAGAAGCCTATTCGCATCTGTGCCAGGAAGACAGAAAGTTCGAGACCATCCACGCCGAAAGCTGGCCCGAATACAGAAAAGATTGGATCGACGAACGGCTCATGGAGGATTTCGAGAAGCTGTTCGAAGTCAGAGATATTGCATTGAAATCACTCGAGGAAGCCAGACAGGCTGATCTGATAGGTCATTCTTTAGATGCGAAACTCACCGTGAAAGCTGGCGATGATAGTTTGTTCCGCCTGCTCGAAAGCTACAGGGACATTCTCGAAGAGTTCTTCATAGTGTCTCAGGTTGAACTGGAAAGAGGCGATGAAAGAATACAGGTGCTCGTGAGCAAAGCGGAAGGACAGAAGTGTGAAAGATGCTGGAAGTATCATCCTCTGACCAATTCGGACAGTCGGTTCCCGAACGTTTGTCCAAGGTGTGTGGCGGTGCTCGAAGGTGAGCGAAAATGA
- the prfA gene encoding peptide chain release factor 1 yields the protein MKELVKSLVEKARERLQKLQIELARTDIDVEEMKKLSIEYSKLEEIVQLYEELEELESDIEFWQQVVQEDPLAERELTSSRLECERKLSQLISLLLPSKDYDSIIMEIRAGTGGEEAALFAADLYRMYTRYAERKGWQVELADFHDTELGGFKEVVLFVRGKSVYKYLKWESGVHRVQRVPITESSGRIHTSTATVAILPEVSTVEVQIDLKDIEIDTFKASGHGGQYVNKTESAVRVTHIPTGIVVSCQSERSQHQNKERALAILRAKLFQLKQEELMEELSRQRKSQIKTAERSEKIRTYNFPQNRVTDHRIDYTSYRLKEILDGDLDELVSKLLEFELAETAKRILS from the coding sequence ATGAAGGAACTGGTGAAATCGCTCGTCGAGAAAGCGAGAGAAAGGCTTCAAAAACTCCAGATCGAGCTCGCGAGGACGGACATCGATGTAGAAGAGATGAAGAAGCTGTCCATAGAATACTCGAAGCTGGAAGAGATCGTTCAGCTCTACGAAGAGCTGGAGGAACTGGAAAGCGACATCGAGTTCTGGCAACAGGTCGTTCAGGAAGATCCCTTGGCAGAAAGAGAGCTCACATCGAGCAGGCTGGAGTGCGAGAGGAAGCTCTCGCAGCTGATCTCGCTTTTGCTTCCAAGCAAAGACTACGACAGCATCATCATGGAGATCAGGGCGGGTACCGGTGGAGAAGAAGCCGCGCTGTTCGCCGCAGATCTGTACAGGATGTACACGCGATACGCGGAGCGCAAAGGCTGGCAGGTTGAACTCGCGGATTTCCACGACACGGAGCTCGGAGGTTTCAAAGAAGTGGTGCTCTTCGTGAGGGGAAAATCGGTCTATAAATATTTGAAGTGGGAGAGCGGTGTGCACAGAGTTCAGAGAGTACCGATCACCGAATCTTCTGGCAGGATTCATACTTCCACTGCCACGGTGGCGATCCTTCCGGAAGTGAGCACTGTGGAGGTTCAGATAGATCTCAAAGATATCGAGATAGACACCTTCAAGGCGTCAGGACACGGTGGTCAGTACGTGAACAAGACCGAATCGGCGGTGAGGGTAACTCATATCCCGACGGGAATAGTCGTGAGCTGTCAGAGTGAAAGATCGCAGCACCAGAACAAAGAAAGAGCGCTCGCGATACTCAGGGCGAAGCTGTTCCAGTTGAAACAGGAAGAGCTGATGGAAGAGCTCTCGAGGCAGAGGAAGAGTCAGATCAAGACCGCGGAGCGGAGCGAGAAGATAAGAACCTATAACTTCCCGCAGAACCGTGTGACCGACCACAGGATCGATTACACCAGCTACAGGCTCAAAGAGATCCTGGACGGCGATCTGGACGAGCTCGTTTCCAAGTTGCTGGAGTTCGAACTCGCCGAAACAGCGAAACGTATTCTGAGCTGA
- a CDS encoding type IV pilus twitching motility protein PilT produces the protein MIDIYALVSEAFAKGASDVHLSAGVPPVYRIDGTLVVQKQYPPVGAKDLLDAVHKLFEQLNIKSDGKKEVDFAFTVENKARVRGNFYYERRNPALALRLITSRIRTFSELGLPEILKDFVSRDSGLILIAGPTGSGKSTTLAAMIDYINENFPYHIITIEDPIEYVFTNKKSIVHQRELGQDTSSFYDGLKYALRQDPDVILVGEMRDLETMSLALTAAETGHLVLSTIHTNSAASAPERIIDVFPAHQQKQIAIQLANTIVAVIYQRLLRHASGKGVVPVLEILVGTTAVKNLIRENKLHQIESIMQASAKQGMILFDDALLKAYFAGLIDKAQLYEYCRNPEEMRRKVG, from the coding sequence ATGATAGACATCTACGCTCTGGTGTCTGAGGCCTTCGCGAAGGGGGCCTCGGACGTTCATCTGTCCGCAGGCGTTCCTCCGGTTTACAGGATCGATGGAACGCTCGTGGTGCAGAAACAGTACCCACCTGTGGGAGCCAAGGATCTGCTCGATGCGGTTCATAAGCTGTTCGAGCAGTTGAACATCAAAAGCGATGGTAAGAAAGAGGTCGACTTCGCTTTCACCGTGGAGAACAAAGCGAGAGTCAGAGGGAACTTCTATTACGAGAGACGAAACCCTGCGCTCGCGCTGAGGTTGATCACGAGCAGGATCAGGACCTTCAGCGAGCTGGGACTGCCCGAAATACTGAAGGACTTTGTCAGCAGAGATTCGGGGTTGATCCTCATAGCAGGTCCCACGGGAAGCGGCAAATCGACGACGCTGGCGGCAATGATAGATTACATCAACGAGAACTTTCCGTACCACATCATCACGATCGAGGATCCCATCGAATACGTTTTCACGAACAAGAAATCCATCGTACACCAGAGAGAGCTAGGTCAGGACACCAGCAGCTTCTACGATGGGTTGAAGTACGCTCTGAGGCAGGACCCAGACGTCATACTCGTCGGTGAAATGAGGGACCTCGAGACCATGTCGCTCGCGCTCACCGCCGCAGAAACGGGGCATCTGGTTCTGAGCACGATACACACCAACAGCGCGGCGAGTGCGCCGGAAAGGATCATAGACGTGTTTCCAGCGCATCAGCAGAAACAGATAGCGATCCAGCTGGCGAACACAATCGTTGCGGTTATATACCAGAGATTGCTGAGACACGCTTCCGGTAAGGGCGTCGTGCCCGTGCTGGAGATACTTGTTGGAACGACGGCGGTCAAGAACCTCATAAGGGAAAACAAACTCCACCAGATAGAGTCGATAATGCAGGCAAGCGCGAAACAGGGTATGATCCTGTTCGACGATGCGCTTCTGAAAGCTTACTTCGCAGGATTGATAGACAAAGCCCAGCTCTACGAGTACTGTCGCAACCCTGAAGAGATGAGGAGAAAAGTGGGATGA